A stretch of DNA from Acinetobacter sp. C26M:
AGCTGTAATGGCTTTGATTGTTGATCCCAATGATGCCAATACAGTGGAATATCAATTCGAATATCAGGCAATAACCCAACCAATACTTCTGCTTTATTTTCAATATTCAGTTGCAGCTCAGGCACCATGCCATACCCTAACCCCAATTTAATCGCGGTCACAAAAGACTCCGATGATGGAATTAAGTGACAGGGATAAGTGCCTTTCATCAATCCATAGTGTTTTTCAAGAAGATCAAAATGCATGCGATCTTTCTCATTAAATATAATGGCTGGTGCAGCACGTAAAGTTTCTCGATGTATGCCATCTGCAAACCATTTCCGTCTAAATTGCTCTGTCGCCATCATTTGATAACGCATCAAACCTAAATATTGCGCACGGCAACCGCGCATGGGTTGATCTTCAATCGAAATACAGGCACTCACCGTCCCCTTTTCTAATAATGAATAGGTATGTGACTGATCATCCGTTCTCAGCTCAATTGCAATCTTTTCTTTGAGTAACACATCCTTTAATGCAGGAAGCAACCATGTCGCTAAAGAGTCTTCATTTGAACCAATCACAGTCTTGAAAAAATGTGATTCTCCTCCACCAGTCAAACCATGGAGTAAGTTTTGTTCTAAACGTCGGATGTGCTGTATATGTTCGAAGATCTGCTGACCTGCTTGTGTTAGGACACAAGGACGACCACGAATCAGCAGTAATTGGCCTAACTCTTTTTCAAGTGCTTGGACTCTCAATGTCACCGCTGATGCAGTAATACAGAGCTTGGTGCCTGCTTGTTCGAAGCTTCCATTTTCAGCAACGGCAAAGAAGGCTTCACATTGTTTATTGTCCAGCATAAAAACCTTAAAAAAATTTAGAAAAATCAAAACAACCTTAATTTAACTAAATTTTAAAAATAAAAAAAGATGATCACAATCAGCACAAAATAGCTTTGTCCTGATTGATATAGATTAAACCAGTCTTTTTCTCAAATAAATGATACTGAGTAAGGCAAATGCCAAACCAATAAAGGACGGCGCATAACCAAAAGGTGTAGCCAACAGCCCAACGATGACCGCACCTGCTACTGCACCGCCATAATTAAAAATATTAACACGAGCAATAATTTCATCGCGTCGACTTTCGTCCAAGCGACCTACAGCAGAATATGTAAGTGGAACCAAAGCACCTACTGCAACACCAGCCAATGCAAAGCCCAAAATAACGGTCACTAATGAATGACTTATTCCAGACAATGCACATCCGAATGCTCCAATCAGGAGCGTGACCAAGGCAATCCATGTCGCTGTTTTAAATTGCAGTAAATAATCAAGACTTAAACGGGTGAGTAAAATTCCAATTTGATAAGCGGCATATCCCAAAGGAGCAATCGTTGCCGAACTTGCCAAGACATCTTTGAGATAAATTGAACTCCATGTACTGATTGCAGAATCGACAGTAAACACAATCAAAATAATCAGCCCAAAAATAAGAAGTTGTTGATATGGAATCGCAGGTTTCTCTTGAGGATTTATTTCTGAGCATTGTTTTTGCTCAAATAACCAGTGTCTAGAGAGCTGAGAGGTGATAAATGCGATCACCACTGCAATGCATAATGCTGTCGTTGCTCCGAGTGCAGTTGAAACTGTGGCTGACATAATTAATGCCCCTAAAAATGCAGCTGCGGTATAACAAGCAAAGAAACCACCAAATACACTTTTACCAAGCCGTTGCTCCATCATAACTGCTTGCATATTTAGTGCCGCATCTAAACAGCCTAGTCCAAGCCCATAAAGCAAAAAGCTGGCAATCATGAGGATCATATTTGGACTAAATGCAGCAATTGCTACTCCTATCGCCTCAAAAATAAAACCAGTCACAACGGCCAGTCGTGAGCCAAGCTTGACTGCGATGCGATCCGCTAAAATTGAACCAAGCGCTGCTGCAATACATACCCCCAGAATAATCAGCGATAACTGATCATCAGAAAGTCTGAATCGACTTTTTATTGTGGGGAGTGCAGTCATCACGGTCGCGTAGCCAAGACCCTGTGTCGCAAAACCGAGCGCAATCACTTTCTTTGTTTTGCCGAGCATCAGACTGTTTACACCTTGAATATTATGATTGAGGTCCATGCCTGACTCACTTCATTATTTTTAAAATTTTTGCTTGGATATTCCTCGAACACTTCCTGTGTCGATTGTTTATAATTTTGATCTAAAAAAATTCTGAAAGTAAGGGCAATAATTGAAAAACAAGGGGGGTAATTCGGACAACTATATTTAAGCAGCTTTGTTGCACAAACCAACATCTAAACACTTATTCAGTTATATCAATCTCAGCTAAATAATGCTGTAGCTAAAGTCCAACGTACAAACCATTGGCTTTTATTCTGAATGCCTCATAGCAGTCTATTCACAATATCCCTTTCCAGCGATAGCAAAAGATGCTTCACCTTATTTAGTGTTCAATATCAAACCTTAAAAAAATTTAGCCAAACCAAAACAATCTTAATTTTACTGACTTTTATAAATAAAAAAAGATAATAGCAAACAGTAAATTTTTTAATGGAAAAAAAGCATCTAACACTTGATTTAAGCGTTAGACGGACTGCCTTTGCCTAAGCATCTGTAAGTTCTTTCCCAGCCAAAGCCAACACACCCCTATAAGATCGAGGAACCAAAATATGACTGCATTTTTCTATGGGCTTGGTATTGGCTTTTCTTTAATTTTAGCCATTGGTGCGCAGAATGCTTTTGTTCTAAAACAAGGCTTAAAGCAACAACATGTTTTTTGGGTTTGTTTGATCTGTGCGCTTTCAGATTCTATCTTGATTTATTTAGGGGTCATGGGCTTTTCAAAAATCGTGATTGACTTCCCCTTGATCGTTACCATTGCCAAGTACTTTGGTGCTGCTTTTCTATTTTTGTATGGCCTTAGAAACTTTTATTCAGCCATCAATAATAGCTCAGCACTTAACCCCAGTGAAATTGAAAAAGACTCACTATTTAAAATTATTGGTATGTGTTTGGCCTTCACATGGCTAAACCCACATGTCTATCTAGATACCGTGATTCTGGTTGGTTCGATTTCAGTTCAGTTTGCAGATCATCTGTACTTGTTTGCAGCTGGAACTATACT
This window harbors:
- a CDS encoding MFS transporter codes for the protein MDLNHNIQGVNSLMLGKTKKVIALGFATQGLGYATVMTALPTIKSRFRLSDDQLSLIILGVCIAAALGSILADRIAVKLGSRLAVVTGFIFEAIGVAIAAFSPNMILMIASFLLYGLGLGCLDAALNMQAVMMEQRLGKSVFGGFFACYTAAAFLGALIMSATVSTALGATTALCIAVVIAFITSQLSRHWLFEQKQCSEINPQEKPAIPYQQLLIFGLIILIVFTVDSAISTWSSIYLKDVLASSATIAPLGYAAYQIGILLTRLSLDYLLQFKTATWIALVTLLIGAFGCALSGISHSLVTVILGFALAGVAVGALVPLTYSAVGRLDESRRDEIIARVNIFNYGGAVAGAVIVGLLATPFGYAPSFIGLAFALLSIIYLRKRLV
- a CDS encoding LysE/ArgO family amino acid transporter, which translates into the protein MTAFFYGLGIGFSLILAIGAQNAFVLKQGLKQQHVFWVCLICALSDSILIYLGVMGFSKIVIDFPLIVTIAKYFGAAFLFLYGLRNFYSAINNSSALNPSEIEKDSLFKIIGMCLAFTWLNPHVYLDTVILVGSISVQFADHLYLFAAGTILSSWIFFFALGYGARVLLPWFKKASSWRILDVVVGLMMWAIATKLLI
- a CDS encoding ArgP/LysG family DNA-binding transcriptional regulator → MLDNKQCEAFFAVAENGSFEQAGTKLCITASAVTLRVQALEKELGQLLLIRGRPCVLTQAGQQIFEHIQHIRRLEQNLLHGLTGGGESHFFKTVIGSNEDSLATWLLPALKDVLLKEKIAIELRTDDQSHTYSLLEKGTVSACISIEDQPMRGCRAQYLGLMRYQMMATEQFRRKWFADGIHRETLRAAPAIIFNEKDRMHFDLLEKHYGLMKGTYPCHLIPSSESFVTAIKLGLGYGMVPELQLNIENKAEVLVGLLPDIRIDIPLYWHHWDQQSKPLQLLTEHIVKHTRLILA